A region of Allocoleopsis franciscana PCC 7113 DNA encodes the following proteins:
- a CDS encoding CHAT domain-containing protein, whose protein sequence is MHLQKIGLLLVPVFAFGVSTSVPVNLPALLTTPKAVAQAPNDPKLNQNPATKPSASGSFIDYFAQETQLKGHEGSVNSASFSPDGKLIVTAGTDGTARVWDISGKQVGELRGHSASVRSASFSPDGQRIVTASFDGTARVWDLSGKQLVELTGYQGNVYSASFSPDGGQIVTAGADKTVRVWDASGKLLVEIKGHSGSVYSASFSPDGKRIVTASADKTARVWDLSGKPLAELTGHTDTVWSASFSPDGQWIVTASDDKTARIWDLSGKPLAELKGHKDSVLNASFSADGKRIVTASVDKTALIWDSQGEWVGKLEGHEGGVNSASFSANEKWIVTASNDGTARVWDTESKLFTELQGHNEDVNSASFSLDGQMVVTSSGTTRIWDLSGKRIVELKGYAGRVYLGSFSPDRQLIVAVSDDKTARVWDLSGKLLAELKGHQDEVTSVSFSPDGKRILTTSKDKTGRIWDTSGKLLVELKGHQGEVTSASFSPNGKLIVTASYDTTARLWDSSGQQLAILAHHNIVTSANFSLDGKLIVTASGDKTARVWNLSGKLLVELQGHSDMVNSANFSLDGKRIVTASGDKTARVWDLSGKLLVELKGHELMVNSASFSPDGKHIVTTSNDATARVWDISGKLLAVLEHKGSVFSASFSPDGQRIVTASIDVSARVWDISGKLLDSPRLSETPSSDETLSPPSSSNKVDSSPDQPLDITVFSARFSPDGQRIVTASNDKTARVWDSSGKLLAVLKHDVGVTSASFSPDGQRIVTMSFDDARLWDASGKLLAKLTWEWDRQELRSQTESASFSPDGKLIVTASLENVILWDSSGKRLVELKGHNDWVYNASFSPDGKRIITASSDRTANIWDTSGNLLAELRGHKGYVTSGSFSPDGKLIVTASSDNTARVWDTSGKLLAELKGHQGKVNSASFSPNGKRIVTASSDRTVRIWDTSGKLIAELGGHFGEVSSASFSPDGQRIVANSYLASIWDTSGKLLVELRGHRSAAFSASFSPDGQRIVTASDDGTARVWDTNGKLLSTLELAEPPSSPKAEADRLAKQEFPPPNCAQAFEPWQKALKIYQEIGDRESEANILEKLGNAYYCLSDYTNAINSYSLALTIAQKFNYPQIQAQNLSNLGNIYNSLANYDKAIDSYNQALKILQQQKDSQLKAEIFRRRGASKNYQGKSNEAINDYLQALVIDKAVKNYFGVAIDQLYLANIYHSLGDYNKAIQYYKEALAFSRSEALGGLGNVYLSLGDSDKAIDLHRQSLIVAQQKKDHEGEANALNNLANALRQAGNLPEAEQHLRRAIEIWENLRTKLDDANKVSIFEKQGRTYRLLQEVLIAQNKPNEALEIAERGRARAFVELLAKRISPNQNEQPSITPPNIEKIKQIAKEQNATLVEYSIITHTFNVQGKEQTKESELYIWVIKPTGEITFRRSDLKPLWQKENTTLVDLVTSSRDAIGVRGLGVTPWIDAPKVQDQLKRLHELLVKPISDLLPTQESDKVIFIPQSSLFLVPFPALQDESGKYLIENHTILTAPSIQVLELTRQQRQQVATRGNNALVVGNPTMPKVAPAIGEPPQQLAPLPGAEAEAKAIAPLLNTQPLIGNQATETAILPLLPKARIIHLATHGILDDIQGLKSAIALAPSSMTPPLTKGGTGGVEESDGLLTAEELLNLKLNAELVVLSACDTGRGKITGDGVIGLSRSFISAGVPSVIVSLWSVPDAPTAFLMTEFYQNLQKNPDKAQALRQAMLTTLKQHPDPRDWAAFTLIGEAQ, encoded by the coding sequence ATGCATCTTCAGAAAATTGGTCTATTGCTTGTCCCTGTGTTTGCCTTCGGTGTTTCAACCTCTGTGCCTGTCAATTTGCCAGCATTATTAACGACACCAAAGGCTGTAGCACAAGCCCCCAATGACCCAAAATTAAACCAAAATCCTGCCACTAAACCTTCTGCTTCAGGCAGCTTTATTGATTACTTCGCACAGGAAACTCAACTCAAAGGGCATGAAGGGAGTGTCAACAGCGCGAGTTTTAGCCCGGATGGCAAGTTGATTGTCACGGCAGGAACTGATGGTACTGCCCGTGTGTGGGATATTTCCGGCAAGCAAGTAGGGGAATTGCGAGGACATTCGGCGAGTGTCAGGAGTGCCAGTTTTAGTCCCGATGGACAGCGCATTGTCACGGCATCCTTTGACGGGACTGCCCGCGTGTGGGATTTGTCAGGCAAACAGTTAGTGGAACTGACTGGGTATCAGGGTAATGTTTATAGTGCCAGTTTTAGTCCGGATGGAGGGCAGATTGTTACCGCAGGTGCTGATAAAACGGTTCGCGTGTGGGATGCTTCGGGCAAGCTTTTGGTGGAAATCAAAGGACATTCAGGTAGTGTCTACAGTGCGAGTTTTAGTCCTGATGGCAAGCGAATAGTTACGGCATCTGCTGATAAAACCGCCCGTGTCTGGGATTTATCTGGCAAGCCGTTGGCGGAACTTACTGGGCATACTGATACCGTTTGGAGTGCCAGCTTTAGTCCGGATGGACAGTGGATTGTTACGGCATCGGATGATAAAACTGCCCGTATCTGGGATTTGTCTGGTAAGCCGTTAGCGGAACTGAAAGGGCATAAGGATAGTGTACTGAATGCTAGTTTTAGCGCGGATGGAAAGCGGATTGTTACCGCATCTGTTGATAAAACTGCCCTGATTTGGGATTCTCAAGGGGAATGGGTAGGTAAGCTTGAAGGGCATGAAGGCGGTGTTAACAGTGCAAGTTTTAGCGCTAATGAAAAGTGGATTGTCACCGCGTCTAATGATGGCACTGCCCGTGTATGGGATACAGAAAGTAAGTTATTTACTGAACTGCAAGGGCATAATGAGGACGTCAACAGTGCGAGTTTTAGCCTGGATGGGCAAATGGTTGTAACATCCAGTGGCACTACCCGTATATGGGACTTATCCGGCAAGCGGATAGTCGAACTCAAAGGGTATGCGGGTCGTGTGTACCTTGGAAGTTTTAGCCCGGATAGACAGCTAATAGTCGCTGTATCTGATGACAAAACTGCCCGTGTGTGGGACTTATCCGGCAAGTTGCTAGCAGAACTGAAAGGGCATCAGGATGAGGTAACAAGTGTCAGTTTTAGTCCCGATGGGAAGCGCATTCTCACTACATCCAAGGACAAAACTGGTCGAATTTGGGATACTTCTGGAAAGCTGTTAGTCGAGCTAAAAGGACATCAGGGCGAAGTCACTAGTGCCAGTTTTAGCCCGAATGGAAAGCTAATTGTCACTGCATCCTATGATACAACTGCCCGACTATGGGATTCTTCTGGTCAACAGCTAGCTATTCTGGCACACCATAACATAGTCACTAGCGCCAATTTTAGTCTAGATGGAAAGCTAATTGTCACTGCATCAGGTGACAAAACTGCCCGTGTCTGGAATTTGTCTGGCAAACTGCTAGTAGAACTTCAAGGGCACTCTGATATGGTCAACAGTGCCAATTTTAGTCTAGATGGAAAGCGGATTGTCACTGCATCAGGTGACAAAACTGCCCGTGTCTGGGATTTGTCTGGTAAGCTGCTAGTCGAGCTAAAAGGGCATGAACTAATGGTCAACAGCGCCAGTTTTAGCCCCGATGGAAAGCATATTGTCACCACATCCAATGACGCAACAGCCCGCGTGTGGGATATTTCTGGCAAACTACTGGCTGTTTTAGAACATAAAGGCTCTGTCTTTAGTGCCAGTTTTAGCCCCGATGGACAGCGCATTGTTACCGCATCCATTGACGTATCAGCCCGTGTTTGGGATATTTCTGGCAAATTGCTAGACTCACCTCGCTTGTCTGAAACCCCTTCTTCTGATGAAACCCTTAGTCCCCCATCTTCTTCTAATAAGGTTGACTCTAGCCCAGATCAGCCACTGGACATTACTGTCTTTAGTGCCAGGTTTAGCCCCGACGGACAGCGCATTGTTACCGCATCTAATGACAAAACCGCCCGTGTATGGGATAGTTCTGGCAAACTGCTAGCTGTTTTAAAACATGATGTCGGTGTCACCAGCGCTAGCTTTAGTCCAGATGGGCAGCGCATTGTCACCATGTCCTTCGATGATGCTCGTCTGTGGGATGCTTCTGGTAAATTGCTAGCTAAACTTACATGGGAATGGGATCGGCAAGAATTGCGATCGCAAACAGAGAGCGCCAGTTTTAGTCCAGATGGAAAGTTAATTGTCACTGCCTCTCTGGAAAACGTCATTTTGTGGGATAGTTCGGGTAAGAGGCTCGTTGAGCTAAAAGGGCATAATGACTGGGTCTACAATGCGAGTTTTAGCCCCGATGGGAAGCGTATTATCACCGCCTCTTCGGATCGTACAGCTAATATCTGGGATACTTCGGGCAACTTACTGGCAGAACTTAGAGGGCATAAGGGCTATGTCACTAGTGGCAGTTTTAGTCCGGATGGAAAGCTAATTGTCACCGCATCCTCAGACAACACAGCCCGTGTGTGGGATACTTCCGGGAAGCTGCTAGCCGAGCTAAAAGGACATCAGGGCAAAGTCAATAGTGCCAGTTTTAGCCCGAACGGAAAGCGTATTGTCACCGCCTCCTCGGATCGTACAGTCCGTATCTGGGATACTTCGGGCAAGCTAATAGCAGAACTCGGAGGGCATTTCGGTGAAGTCAGTAGTGCCAGTTTTAGCCCGGATGGGCAACGTATTGTCGCCAACTCATATTTAGCCAGTATATGGGATACTTCGGGCAAGCTGCTAGTCGAACTAAGGGGTCATCGGAGTGCTGCCTTCAGTGCCAGTTTTAGTCCAGACGGACAGCGAATTGTTACTGCATCTGATGATGGAACGGCTCGTGTATGGGACACCAATGGCAAATTGCTATCCACTTTAGAGTTAGCTGAACCCCCTTCTTCACCAAAAGCAGAAGCTGACAGACTGGCGAAGCAGGAATTTCCACCACCAAATTGTGCCCAAGCATTTGAACCCTGGCAAAAAGCACTCAAAATCTATCAAGAAATTGGCGATCGCGAAAGTGAGGCTAATATTCTGGAGAAACTAGGAAACGCTTACTATTGTCTGAGTGATTATACTAATGCCATAAATTCTTACTCCCTAGCTTTAACCATAGCCCAGAAATTTAACTACCCACAAATCCAAGCTCAAAATCTCTCCAATCTAGGGAATATCTATAACTCCTTAGCCAATTATGACAAAGCCATCGATTCTTACAATCAAGCCTTAAAAATACTTCAGCAGCAGAAAGATTCCCAACTCAAAGCAGAGATTTTTCGTCGTCGTGGAGCTAGTAAAAACTATCAAGGCAAATCTAACGAAGCCATTAATGACTACTTACAAGCCTTAGTCATTGACAAAGCCGTTAAAAATTACTTTGGCGTAGCAATAGACCAACTATATTTAGCCAATATTTATCATTCATTGGGTGACTACAACAAAGCAATTCAATATTACAAAGAAGCATTAGCCTTTAGTCGTAGTGAAGCACTTGGAGGTTTGGGAAATGTTTATCTGTCCCTTGGGGATAGCGATAAGGCAATTGATTTACATCGGCAGAGCTTAATTGTAGCACAGCAAAAAAAAGACCACGAAGGTGAAGCCAATGCTTTAAACAATCTAGCTAATGCTCTGCGTCAAGCTGGCAATCTCCCAGAAGCCGAACAACACCTACGCAGAGCCATTGAAATTTGGGAAAATCTGCGAACTAAATTGGATGATGCCAATAAAGTATCCATCTTTGAAAAGCAAGGTCGGACTTACCGCTTACTACAAGAAGTTTTGATTGCTCAGAATAAACCTAATGAAGCCCTAGAAATTGCCGAACGAGGAAGGGCGCGTGCTTTTGTGGAATTACTCGCCAAGCGAATATCCCCTAACCAAAACGAGCAACCTAGTATTACTCCACCTAATATCGAAAAGATTAAACAAATTGCCAAAGAACAAAACGCGACTCTCGTTGAATATTCGATTATTACCCATACATTCAACGTTCAAGGGAAAGAACAAACCAAAGAATCAGAACTCTACATTTGGGTCATCAAACCCACAGGAGAAATAACCTTTCGTCGCAGCGACCTAAAACCCCTGTGGCAGAAAGAGAATACAACGCTTGTAGATTTAGTTACTAGCAGTCGTGATGCTATAGGTGTCAGAGGTCTTGGTGTTACTCCATGGATCGATGCACCGAAAGTACAAGACCAATTAAAGCGTTTGCATGAATTATTAGTCAAACCTATTTCTGACTTATTGCCCACACAAGAGAGCGACAAAGTAATTTTCATCCCGCAAAGTTCGTTGTTCCTCGTTCCTTTCCCAGCTTTGCAAGATGAAAGTGGCAAATACCTAATAGAAAACCACACTATCCTTACCGCACCATCAATTCAGGTTTTAGAACTTACACGCCAGCAACGCCAACAAGTAGCAACGCGAGGCAACAATGCGCTAGTCGTGGGTAATCCGACGATGCCCAAGGTTGCGCCTGCAATTGGGGAACCACCGCAACAATTAGCACCCTTACCCGGTGCAGAAGCAGAAGCAAAAGCGATCGCACCTCTATTAAACACCCAACCACTAATCGGTAATCAAGCGACAGAAACTGCGATTTTACCATTACTGCCCAAAGCCCGAATTATCCATCTAGCAACCCATGGAATACTCGATGATATCCAAGGATTAAAAAGTGCTATTG